TCCAAGCAAAATCAAGTCAATTCAAGTCCCAGCTGGTGCTAAAGTGATTCTTTTTGATGAAATGGATTATAATggtattcaataatattaatatctagGAAAAACCATTGAATACACTGAGAACCAAAAATGCATCGAAGAATATCAATACAAATTcctttaaacaaattaataaagctATGTCTTAACAGCTAACAATTGACCAGatgaaatatcaatattatattttatttcattatttgcataacattattatttattgtttatcgataataaataaatttataaattatgaatatgaaAAACTGAATTTAatctcattttaataattttagtatgATTTGTTTccttttttcaattatttcttttcttttttaaggATTCTTTTCATTTGTTAACTCATTTTTCCACTTTTCTGCCTCCTTGATCACTCTCTCTTTTGCTTGAAGTGTACTATTTCTAACCTTGTATTGAAGTTcatcatcaatattattaaagatcGGGACTTcttcatcaataaaatttgattctaGATTATGTTCGAATGTTTCCAATTCTATTGCCTTTTATTTAGCATCGTCAATAACCTCCTTTGGAAACTTTAACATTTGAGCAACCAATAATCCATAACTCCTATCTACAGCTCCATATCTAACCCTATATTCCATGgtaattttatcatcttcTGTGACACAACttacataataattttttactCCAGTAATTTCATGTTCCATAAGTGTCATTTCATGAAAGTGAGTTGcaaataaacaataagattatatttattttgctaTATGTTCAGCAATGGCCCAAGCAATTCCAAATCCTTCAGAAGTGGATGTTCCTCTTcctaattcatcaattattattaaggaatCAGGTTTTGCAGTTTTCAACATACAACTTGCTTCAAGCATTTCACTCATAAAAGTACTAATACCTTTGGTCTAAACATCACTTGCTCCTACTCTTGTGATTATGGCATCTATTACAGGTACAACTGCAGTAGTGCAAGGCACAAAACAACCAATATGTGCCAGCAACACACAAATGGCAATTTACCTAATGTAAGTAGATTTTCCACCCATATTGGGTCCTGTTATTATATGCAATCTTGATGATTTTCTATCCATTTCAAGATCATTTACAATACAGGTAGAATCTATTGCTTCTAACAATGGATGTCTagattcttttaataaaatctccTTTTTCTCGGTAAATATTGGTCTGACAAATGCTCTTGGAGCATTTCTAGCTACTGATGCAAATGCTGATAAGACATCTATTTCTGATATCAGTCTTGATGCTTATTCCATAACGGGATAGTAAGAACAaacaattttcaaaatttcttaTACTTTTTCCTATTGAACTTCTTAATAAAGATCTCTAAAATGAACATAATCAGCAACAGTTGACTGTAGCTTCTCTACTGTAAAGGTTAGAGCTCTATTCTTCACAGAAATAgtcttatattttttaggATTTTTTCTAAAAGCTTCATCAGCACTTTGTTTTTTAGCTTCAAAAATATAGGTATATGTTCCAGACTCAATTAGAGTAACAGTGATTCCTAATTCTGTTTCAGTGTCTAGCCTTACATTTTCAATGTCATTCATACATTATGTAATGTTTTTACTAAGTTACATTAATTTCTCAGAAAATCTAggatttacaataaattcaCCAGTGTAAGCTTTGCTTAAATCAATGGATTTCTCAATCATTTCTTCCAATTTCTCGAAATCACTTAAG
This window of the Paramecium tetraurelia macronuclear, complete genome genome carries:
- a CDS encoding DNA mismatch repair protein Msh2, which translates into the protein MDQDQNLLTLVVQIIYTNNERHLNCAFLDQDRRMIEVCEFQDNEHFSVFECLVLQVNPNGQDAKLTVLIQMPELESENRKVRDILEQCEFEVIEKNKKDFSEINLSNLNKVLKKNFNTCRVEEQICTQCIQCLLEHTRLYKDDTNTQKFNIGLLNLHKFMRLDLAAINALMIFPKQGIKQFDSGNNASTLVDYLDRCITQMGKRCLRRWIKMPLQSIQEINQRLNIVEYLYQNSSFRQFLNEDFLKRIPDLDKLYAKFYKVASDKRNNANLSDCVKVYQLIQKIKDIIKRVNQEMYQSQNSILQEIFLKPFEENLSDFEKLEEMIEKSIDLSKAYTGEFIVNPRFSEKLMQLSKNITQCMNDIENVRLDTETELGITVTLIESGTYTYIFEAKKQSADEAFRKNPKKYKTISVKNRALTFTVEKLQSTVADYVHFRDLYQEVQQEKVQEILKIVCSYYPVMEQASRLISEIDVLSAFASVARNAPRAFVRPIFTEKKEILLKESRHPLLEAIDSTCIVNDLEMDRKSSRLHIITGPNMGGKSTYIRQIAICVLLAHIGCFVPCTTAVVPVIDAIITRVGASDVQTKGISTFMSEMLEASCMLKTAKPDSLIIIDELGRGTSTSEGFGIAWAIAEHIAKQIQSYCLFATHFHEMTLMEHEITGVKNYYVSCVTEDDKITMEYRVRYGAVDRSYGLLVAQMLKFPKEVIDDAKQKAIELETFEHNLESNFIDEEVPIFNNIDDELQYKVRNSTLQAKERVIKEAEKWKNELTNEKNPQKRKEIIEKRKQIILKLLK